CGGCATGCGCGTGCCGCAGGACATCCGTGTCGTCGGCTTCGACGACATCCCCGCCGCGAACTACGACAACTATCAGCTCACGACCATCGCTCAGGACACGCATGCGCTGTCGGACACCGCCATCGGACTGCTCATCGACCGCATGAACGCTTTCTCGGGTGCCTCGCGAACGCGTATCGTCCCGGTCACGAGCGTCGTGCGCAGAACTTGCGCCTGACGACCCCGACCCTGTCCGTCATTTGAGTCCGCCGGAGAATCCGTGCAGCAAATAGCGTTGCACGTATCCGGCGACGGCTAACGTCGGCAGCGACGCGATCATGCCCACGCTCATCAGATCGCCCCAATCGATGCCGTTCTCCGTGACATAGCCCGCCACTGCGAGCGGCAACGTGAACTTGCTCGGCGACGAGACGAACAGCAGCGCAAGCAGAAACTCGTTCCAGGCGGCGATCAGCACGAAGATCGCCGTCGCAACCAATCCCGGGGCACACAGCGGCAACATGATGTCCACCAGACGACGGAACAGCCCGGCGCCATCGATGCACGCCGCTTCGTCGTAATCGACGGGAATCTCACGCACGAACGACAGCAGCATCCAGATCGACAACGGCAGCGTGTACACCTGATAGGCGAGCATCAGCCCGAGCACCGAGTCGAGCAGATGCAACGTCTTCGCCAGCGAAAACAGCGGCACGGCGACAGTAATCGGCGGCATCAGCTTGACCGCCAGGACAAGCATCAGGAACACCACGTCGAGCCGCCCCGGGAAGCGCAAACGCACGAGTGCGTAGGCCGCCGGAAATGCCAGCGTCAGCGACAGCAGTGTCGTGCCACAGCTCACCAGCAGGGAATTGAGCACCTGACGGCCGATGCCGCTCTCCCATACGGTCAGGAAGTGCTGCAAGGTCGGTGCCTGCGGCCACAACGCGAGCGGATGATCGAGACGCTCCAGCGTCGGCGTGAACGCCGCACCCAGCATCCAGACACACGGCAGCAGCAACA
This window of the Pandoraea sputorum genome carries:
- a CDS encoding carbohydrate ABC transporter permease, whose amino-acid sequence is MSAISAGTSSPMFRRSGQQTLLWALRIAALAMLLLPCVWMLGAAFTPTLERLDHPLALWPQAPTLQHFLTVWESGIGRQVLNSLLVSCGTTLLSLTLAFPAAYALVRLRFPGRLDVVFLMLVLAVKLMPPITVAVPLFSLAKTLHLLDSVLGLMLAYQVYTLPLSIWMLLSFVREIPVDYDEAACIDGAGLFRRLVDIMLPLCAPGLVATAIFVLIAAWNEFLLALLFVSSPSKFTLPLAVAGYVTENGIDWGDLMSVGMIASLPTLAVAGYVQRYLLHGFSGGLK